Genomic window (Achromobacter sp. B7):
GCTGGCGCAGGATCGCGTCAAGGGCCTGCCGGTGCAACTGCTGCTGCAAGACTACCGCGACCTGCAAGGCAACTTCGACAAGGTCGTGTCGGTGGGCATGTTTGAACATGTGGGGCCGAAGAACTACGACACGTACTTCAGCAACGTGCAGCGTTTGATGTCGCCGGACGGCATCTTTCTGCTGCACACCATCGGCATCGCGGCCACCAGCCAAAGCACCGACCCGTGGATCGACCGCTATGTGTTCCCGAACGGCAAGCTGCCGTCCGCGCGCGAAATCGCCGGCGCCGTGGAACACCGCTTCATCATCGAAGACTGGCACAACTTCGGCGCCGACTACGACCGCACGCTGATGGCCTGGTGGGACCGCTTTGAACGCGCCTGGCCGTCGCTGCAAGCGCGTTACGGCACGCGCTTCTACCGCATGTGGAAATACTATTTGATGTGTTGCGCCGGGTTCTTCCGGTCACGCGAAGGACAGCTGTGGCAAGTCATCCTGACGCACCCGCAGCGCCAGGACGTGTACCGCTCGCTGCGCTGACGCGGCGCCATTCGCCCACCTAACGCCGCATGTCGGCGTCCTCGCGGATCATGTCGGCGGCGCGCTCCGCGATCATGATGGTGGGCGAATTGGTGTTGCCCGACGTGATAAGCGGCATCACCGACGCGTCGGCGATGCGCAACCCCTCCAGCCCGAACACGCGCAGGCGCGCATCCACCACCGCGCCGCTGTCCGCGCTCTTGCCCATCGCGCACGTGCCCACCGGGTGAAAGATCGTGGTGCCGATTTTGCCGGCGGCCTCGCGCAGTTGCGCGTCCGTCTGGTAGTCCGGCCCCGGCAACCATTCCTCTGGGCGATAGCGCTGCAACGCCGGCGCGGCGGCAATGCGGCGGACCAATCGGATGGAATCGGCCGCCACCTGGATGTCGGCCTCAGTGCTGAGGTAATTGGCGGCAATGACCGGCGCCGCGCCAGCGGGCGTGCCCGCCGCGCCCTGCGCATGCACGCTGCCGCGCGACGTCGGCCGCAGGTTGCACACGCTGGCCGTGAAGGCGTCGAAGGCGTGCAGCGGTTCGCCAAACGCGCCCAGCGACAAGGGCTGCACATGAAACTCTACATTCGCGCGCGCCTGGCCCGGGTCGGACTTGGCAAACGCCCCCAGCTGCGACGGCGCCATGCTCATCGGGCCGCTACGGCGCAGCAGGTATTCCAGCCCGATGCCCGCCTTGCCCAACCAAGATCCCGCGATCCGGTTCAGCGTCTTGACGCCATTGACCTTCAGGATCACGCGCAATTGCAGATGGTCTTGCAGGTTTTCGCCCACGCCCGGCAAGGCATGGCGCAGCGCGATGCCGCTTTCGCGCAAACGCGCGGGTTCGCCGATGCCAGACTGTTCAAGCAGATGCGGCGTGTTGACCGCGCCGGCCGCCATCACCACCTCGCGTCGCGCGCGCACGGTGACAAGGCGCGGCTCGCCCTTGCCCTGCCCTTTGCCCTGCCCCTGGCTTTGAACGCGCACCTGCACGCCCACGCAGCGCTTGCCTTCAAACACCAGCTGCTCGGCCTGCGCCCCCGTCATCACATGCAGGTTGGGCCGCTTTCGAATCGGGCGCAAAAACGCCTTGGCCGTATTCCAGCGCCAGCCGCTGCGCTGGTTCACTTCAAAATAGCCGCTGCCGAAGTTGTCGCCCCGGTTGAAGTCCTGCACGCGCGGGATGCCTTCCTGTTCGGCCGCTTGCGCGAAGGCTTCCAGGATGTCCCACCGCAAGCGCTGCGCCTCGACCCGCCATTCGCCCCCGGCGCCGTGAAATTCGTTGGCGCCCCGGTGGTGGTCTTCGCTGCGCTTGAACACCGGCAGCACCTGGTCCCAGCCCCAGGCCGGGTCCCCCGACAGCGCGGCCCAGTCTTCATAGTCTTCACGCTGGCCGCGCATGTAGATCATGCCGTTGATGGACGAACACCCGCCCAGCACCCGGCCGCGCGGGTAGATCAGGGAGCGGCCGCCCAGCCCCGGCTCTTTCACGGTGCGGTACATCCAGTCGGTGCGCGGGTTGCCGATGCAATACAGATAGCCCACCGGGATATGGATCCAGTGGTAGTTGTCGCGGCCGCCTGCCTCCAGCAGCAGCACCCGGATACCGGGGTCCTGGCTGAGCCGGTTGGCCAGCACGCAGCCGGCCGAGCCCGCGCCCACGATGACGAAGTCGTATGTCTCCATAAGCTCTTCTTATCTGCTTGGCGGGATTTACACCTGCCGCCACATTGAGCCGACCCGGCTTCGGCGTTGCCACGCACGCCGGGCATCTGGCGTGACTCTGGCGCAGCACGCCGCCGCTGTCCAATGAAATGTTGAAAATCCGTTTATAAGCATCTTTAATAATGCTCACCCCATTTCGGACGGCGCCATGGACCTCAAGCATCTACGCACCTTTGCCGCCGTGGCGCGCGAAGGCAACCTGACCCGCGCGGCCGAACACCTGCACCTGACGCAACCGGCGTTAAGCCTGCAACTGAAGAACTTTCAGGAATCGCTGGACCTGACGCTGTTCGCACGCAGCGCCCAGGGCTTGGCGCCCAATGCCGACGGACGCGCGCTGCTGCCCGCCGCGCTGCGCGTGCTGGACGCCATGGAAGACTTCCAGCGCGCCATCAGCGCCTTGCGCGACACCGTGCAGGGCGAACTGCGCATGGGCACGATCCTGGACCCGGAGTTCCTGCGGCTGGGGGCCACGCTGCAACACCTGATGGAGCACTATCCGAAAATCCGCCCCACGCTGCGCCACGGCATGTCCGGGTCGGTCGGCCGCCAGGTGCGGGCGGGCGAGCTGGATGTGGGGTTCTTCCTGGGTCCGGCCGGGGGCACGGGCGGCCCACCGCTGCTGGACGTGTTGCCGCTGGCCACGTTCACGTACTACGTGGTGGCGCCCAAGGGATGGGGCGCGCAGGTAGCCGGGCGTGGATGGCAGGACATTGCCGCGCTGCCATGGATCTGGACGCCGCCGGATTCCGTGCACCATCGGCTGCTGGCCACCCGGTTCGATGCGCTGGGCGTCACGCCGAACGCGGTGGCGCAGGTGGATCAGGAAGCCTCGATGCTGGACTTGGTGCGGTCGGGCGTGGGGCTGTCGCTGGTGCGCGATTCCATTGCGCTGCGTGAGTCTCAGGCGAACGGGCTGCTGTTGCTGCCCGGGCTGGCGATCCAAGCGGAACTGTCGTTTATCACGCAAGCCACCCGCCGCGCCGATCCTCTGGTGGCGGCGGCCTTCACGGCAGTCAGGGCCGCGTTCGGGTAGTCGGCAGCAAAGTAGCTGCCCAGCCAACGCCGGCCGCAAGTCCCGCCGCAAGTCCCGCCGCAAGTCCCGGCCGCACCCCGACCGCGCCCCGGCCGCACCCCAGCCGCCGGCCGTCCACGCTAGCGCAGCCGGCCCGGTGCCATCAGAGACGGCGCAACGCCCTCGTCCACCAGCCACGTTGGCAACGGCTGTTGCGCCAGCAACGCCGCCGCCATCGCCGACACGCCCGCCGCCGACTGGATGCCGTAGCCGCCTTGCGCCGCCAGCCAGAAAAACCCGGGCTGGGCCACGTCATAGCCCACCACCATGTCGCCGTCCGGCACGAACGAACGCAGCCCGGCCCACACGTGGGACGGCCGCCGGATGGTCAGCGTGGTGGCGGATTCGATGTGATAGATGCCGGTGGCCACGTCCAGTTCTTCGGCCACCACATCGTGCGGGGCAACCGGGTCCGCGTTGGCGGGCGAGCCCAGCAACTGACCCGCGTCCGGCTTGAAGTAGAAGCTTTCGTCGATGCCGACCACCGCCGGCCACGCGCTGCAATCCACGCCGTCCGGCGGCGCAAAAATGAAGGCGCTGCGCCGGCAGGGCTGCAAGCCCACGGGCGCCACGCCGCAGCGCCCGGCCAGGTCGTCGGCCCACGCGCCCGCCGCGTTGACCACCACGCCTGCGTGCAGTGTGGCGCCGTCCGTCAACCGCAACGTCCACACGCCGTCGTCCGACCGTTGGCCGGATTCCACCTCGGCATTGCAATGCACGACCGCCCCCTGCCGCCGCGCTGCCGCCAGAAAGCCCTGGTGCAACGCATGCACGTCCAGGTCGCGCGCGTCTGCTTCAAACAAGGCGCCGCCCGCCACCGCTTCGGGGCGGATACACGGCACGCGTGCCATGGCCTGGGCGGCGTCCAGCAATTGGACGTTGCCCGCCTGCGCCGTCGCCGCCTCATAGCCTTGCATCAGCTGGTCGCGCTGCTCGGCACTGGCGATATACAGGCAGCCGCGTTCCTGCAGCAAAGGGTGTTCGGTGAAACCGGCGGGCGGGTTCTCATAGAAAGCGCGGCTGGCGCGCGTCAGCGCCTGGATCTGCGCCGTGCCATAGGTTTCCATGAACATCGCGGCCGAGCGGCCGGTGGAGTGGTAGCCAGGCTGCGACTCGCGTTCCAGCAAGATGACCCGCGTCTGTCCCGGTTTTTCGGCGGTCAGGCGATACGCCAACGACGCGCCAGCAATGCCCGCGCCTACAATCACCACGTCAAATTGCTGCGCTTTCGATGCGTGTTCCACTTGCAGTCCCAACGTACGTGTGAATGTACGAGCCAGATATTTCTCGGATTTGAGAATTCTCGGATATGACAAAATATCCGTCAACGAAAAAAACCGGCCAGCCTAGCGCTTGCCCCTGACGCCTAGGGAAAGCACCGACATGCCCATCATCCGACCGCCCGCCTCTACGCCCCCCGCCGCCTCGCCCGCCAGCAACATCCTGGCCGACCGGACCAGCCTGGGCGTCCGATTGCGGGGCCTGCGCCGGGCGCGCTCAATGACGTTAAAGGAACTGTCGGCCTTGACCGGCGTGGCGCTGTCCACGCTATCGAAGATGGAACTGGGCCAGGTGTCGATCAGCTACGCCAAGTTCGCCGCCGTGGCGCGTGCGCTTGACGTCGATATTGCCCACCTGTTCGGCCCCGTCACCCCCGCGGAAAACGGCCGCCCTGCCCCGGCCGCCCTGCGCTGCACCCTGGCCGAATCGCCCGGCTACATGACCGGCGCCTACGACTACAAACTGTTGGCCGGCCAGTATCCCCAGCGCAGCATGACGCCCATGTACGGCCGCATCCTGGCGCGCGACGCGTCGGAATTCGATGACTACATGCGCCACGCCGGCCAGGAATTCCTGGTGGTGCTGGAAGGCGAAATCGAAATTCGCTTCGAAAACGGGGAATCGCTGGTGCTGGCCAAGCACGAGACGGCCTATTTCGACAGCGGCGTGGGGCACATCTATTTAACGCGCAGCGCCCGGCCAGCCGAGATCATGGTGGTGATGACGGGCGGCAACTGACGGGCACGCGGCTTGCTGCTTGCGATGCGTCACTGTTCGCAGGCAGAGCTTCATGACCGCACCCAAGCCCGATGTGCGCACCGGCCAATATTCCGGACCACTTTCGCGCGACACCTTCCGGCTGCGCTTCATGCGCCGCTTCTATGACCCCGCCTTCCAGGCCGAACAAGCCGCGCTGGACCGGCTGGAAGCCATTGCGTGGGACGCCTACCAGGGCGGCCGCAAAGCGCCCATCACCGTCAAGGCCGGCGCGGCCTACGCCGATCCCGACTACGACTTGTCGGTGGAATGGAAAGACGCCCACGACCGCCTGGCGCAAGCCGCACAGAAGCAGCGCCGCCCGGATACGCCGTCGCGCGTGCTGGTCGTGGTGGGCGCATCGCGCAACGACGGCACCTGTCCGGGCGAGGTATCCAAAACGTGGCGTCTGGCGCAGATCGTGTGCGCCGAGCTGGAAGCCGCCCACGTCCAGGCCGACCTGCTGGACTTAAGCCGGCTCACGTCCGAATACCAATATCAGATCCATCCGTGCAAAGGCTGCGTGTCCACCGCCATGCCGCTTTGCCACTGGCCGTGCAGCTGCTATCCCAACCATTCGCTAGGCCAGGACAACGACGCCATGAACGACATCTACGAGCAGTGGGTGGCGGCGCACGGCGTGATCCTGCTGGCGCCCACCTATTGGTATCAGTCGCCCAGCCCGCTCAAGCTGATGATCGACCGGCTGGTGTGCGCCGACGGCGGCAACCCGGACCCGACCACCACGTCCGGCAAGGACGCGGCCAAGGCCAAGGCCATTGAACTAGACGGCTGGCCCTATCCGAAACACCTGGCGGGCCGGGCTTACGGCCTGGTGGTGCACGGCGACGTGGCCGGTATCGAGGGCCAGCGGCGCGCGCTGAGCGATTGGCTGGACTGGATGGGCCTGATTGATGCCGGGTCGATGGCCCGGCTGGAGCGGTACATCGGCTACTACAAGCCCTACGCCACCAGCCACGCCGACCTGGACCTGGACACGGCGGTGCAGGAAGAGGTGCGCAACGTTGCGCGCGCCATGGCGAACTGCCTGCCACGCCTGCGCGCCGGTGAATTGACCGCGCCCGATGCGGGGCTGCACGACCCGCGGCCCAAGTAGCCGGGACGGTAGCTTTGTAGATGCAATGCAATCAGAGGATGAGGATTAGCAGGTGATGCTCATGAAGAACGATGTGGAAGCGAAGAAGACGGCGCAACAGCACGGCGACAAGCCGGGCGATAAGCAAAACGACAAGCCGGGCGACACGCCGGCCGACAAGCAAGGCAAGCAGCCGCAACCCGTGCCGAAGTCGAATGCCTTCACAAAATTCTTCGACCATTTTGCCGCGCGCGTCACGCATTGGGCGGGCTCGCCCATCGCGTTCGGCTCGGCCTTGTGCGCCGTGATCGTGTGGGCCGTCACCGGCCCCTTCTTCGGTTATTCGGAAACCTGGCAGCTGGTCATCAACACCGGCACCACCATCGTCACGTTCCTGATGGTGTTCTTGATTCAGCAAAGTCAGAACAAGGACGGCCGCGCGCTGCACCTGAAGCTGGACGAACTGCTGATCGCCTTGAAAGGCGCGGACGAACAACTGGTGGACGCCGAACAACTGGACGAAGACAAACTGCTGGCGCTAGCCGCGGCGTGCACGGCACGCGCTCGCGCCAAGGCACGCAGCGACCGCTCCAAGGGGACCAAGTCACGCCGATCGAAGTCGGTCAGGGGCAGCAAGACCACCGTCCGTAGCAGCCTGCGGGTACGACGCGGCGCGTTCCGCGCGGGCAAAGGCGCCCACCCCTGACGGCAACCCTGCCGCGCCGCGCCAAAGCAGTGCGCGGCGCACAACAACTTGCACCGCTTTGACGCACTGCGCGGCCCGCCTGGAGACCGCGCGTGTCGCCTGATGTCCCCACGCTTTCCGCCCTTTTCCCTATGACGCCGCGCGCAACCCCGCCCCGCGCGGCCGTCCTTTTCCAACCTGGCATGGTCTTTGCTTAAGTGTTCATGCAGGCCCCAACAGGCCCGCGGCACAATTTAAGCAGTACCGGCAAAGGCGCCCCGACCGACAGGTCCAGGGCGCTTTTTGTCTTTTGAAACCCAAACCACAAGCCTGGGGAAATTCATGAAAGCAACGGCCACTCCCGCCTCCTTGCAGACCTTGGTTGTCATCGGCAACGGCATGGTGGGCCACCATTGCGTCGAACAGTTGATTGCACGCGGCGCGCTGGAGCGCTATCGCATCCACGTCTATGGCGAGGAAACGCGCCGCGCTTACGACCGCGTGCATCTGTCCGAATACCTGAATGGCCGCGACGCCGAATCGATGTCGATGAGCGAGGCCGCCTTTTATGACCGCGACGGCCTGACCCTGCATCTTGGCGAACCGGTGCTGGACATCGACCGCCAGGCGCGCGAAGTGGTCACGGCCAACGGCCGCCTCGGCTACGACAAGCTGGTGCTGGCCACGGGCTCTTACCCGTTCGTGCCGCCCATCGCCGGCGCCGAGGGCGCGTCGCGCCTGGTGTATCGCAGCATCGACGACCTGGACCTGATCCGCGCGGCCGCGCAAGGCGCGCGCCGTGGCGTCGTGGTGGGCGGCGGCCTGCTGGGGCTGGAGGCGGCCAACGCCTTGAAGTCGCTGAACCTGGAAGCGCACGTGGTGGAATTCGCGCCGCGCCTGATGCCGGTGCAGTTGGACGAGGAAGGCGGCGCCGCGCTCAAGGCGCGCATCGAGGCGCTGGGCGTGGGCGTGCACCTGTCGCGCGCCACGCAAGACATCAAGCCCGGCACGCAGTACCGCTATCGCATGCGCTTTGCCGAAGGCGCGCCGCTGGAAACCGACCTGATCGTGTTTTCGGCCGGCATCCGCCCCCAGGTGTCGCTGGCACGCCGCGCCGGGCTGGCGCTGGCCGAACGCGGCGGCGTGGCCATCGACGACCATTGCCGCAGCAGCGATGAGAACATCTACGCCATTGGCGAATGCGCTGCCTGGAACGGCAGCGTGTTCGGCCTGGTGGCGCCGGGCTACCAGATGGCGCGCATCGCCGCCGCCGAGCTGTGCGGCGCGCCGGAACAGCCCTTTACCGGCGCCGACATGTCCACCAAGCTCAAGCTGCTGGGCGTGGATGTGGGTTCCATCGGCGACGCCCACGGCACGACGCCCGGCGCGCGCAGCTACCGCTACATCGACGAAGCCGGCGCCAGCTATCGCCGCCTGGTCGTGTCGGCAGACGGCAAGCGCGTGTTGGGCGCGGTGCTGGTGGGCGACAACCGCTACTACGACACCTTGCTGCAATACGCGCAGAACGGCATCGCGCCGCCTGCCGACCCCGCCAGCCTGATCCTGCCCGCCAGCAGCGCCGCGCCCGCGCTGGGCGTCGATGCCTTGCCCGCCACTGCCACGATCTGCTCCTGTCACAACGTCAGCAAAGGCGCCGTCAGCGCCGCCATCGACGGCGGCTGCACCGACCTGGCCGGCGTAAAAAGCTGCACCAAGGCGGCCTCGGGCTGCGGCGGTTGCGCCGCGCTGCTCAAGCAGGTGGTGGAACACCAACTGGCCAGTCGCGGCGTCGCCGTCGACAAAAGCCTGTGCGAACACTTTGCCTATACCCGCCAGGAGCTCTACGCCATCGTGCGCGTCGGCGGCATCGAAACGTTTGAAGAACTGTTGGCCAGCCATGGCAAGGGCCACGTCGGGTGCGACATCTGCAAGCCCGCCGTGGGGTCGATTCTGGCGTCGTGCTGGAACCGCCCCATTCAGGAACCGCGCCTGGTGCCGCTGCAAGACACCAACGACACCTTCATGGCGAACATGCAAAAGAACGGCACCTATTCGGTGGTGCCGCGCATACCGGCCGGCGAGATCACGCCCGACGGCCTGATCGCCATCGGCGCCGTCGCCAAGAAATACAAGCTGTACACCAAGATCACGGGCGGCCAGCGCATCGACCTGTTCGGCGCGCAGCTGCACGAACTGCCCGACATCTGGAGCGAGCTGATCGCCGCCGGCTTTGAAACCGGCCATGCCTACGGCAAGTCCACCCGCACGGTGAAGTCCTGCGTGGGCAGCACGTGGTGCCGCTACGGCGTGCAGGACAGCGTGCGCATGGCGCTGGACATCGAACACCGCTACAAGGGCCTGCGGTCGCCGCACAAACTGAAGTTCGCGGTGTCCGGCTGCACCCGTGAATGCGCCGAGGCGCAAAGCAAGGACATCGGCGTCATCGCCACCGAAAACGGCTGGAACCTGTACGTGTGCGGCAACGGCGGCATGCGCCCGCGCCACGCCGAACTGTTCGCCACCGACCTGGACGACGCCACGCTGATCCGCATGATCGACCGCGTGTTGATGTTCTACATCCGCACCGCCGACAAGCTGCAACGCACGTCCGTCTGGCGCGAGTCACTGGAAGGCGGGCTGGACTATCTGAAGGACGTGGTGCTGAACGACAGCCTGGGCCTGGGCGCCGAGCTGGAAGCGCAAATGCAGTTGGTGGTGGACCGCTATGAATGCGAATGGGCCAACACCGTCAGCAGCCCGGAAAAGCTCAAGCGCTTCCGCACTTTCGTCAACGAGCGTGGCGGCGACCCGGACATTCAGTTCGTTCAAGAACGCGGCCAACCCCGGCCCGCCCCGGCCCCCTCGCCTGCACGCCCGGCGGCGCGCGTCATCCCCATCGCCGAGGAGATCGTCTGATGAACGCCCTAGCCCCCGTCTCCACTGGCGCCCGCACTGCCGCCCCCGCCTCCCGCGCATCGACCTGGCGCGCGGTCTGCACGCGCGATGACCTCGTTGCCGACTCCGGCGTGGTCGTCTTGCTGGATGGCCAGCAGATTGCCTTGTTCTACCTGCCCGACGCCGACGGCCCGGACTTATACGCGATTGAAAACCGCGATCCCAAATCCGGCGCCAACGTTATCGGGCGCGGCCTGCTTGCCCATCTGGGCGGCGATCTGGTCGTGGCCTCGCCGCTTTACAAGCAGCACTTCCGTCTGGCCGACGGCAGCTGCGTGCAGTACCCCGAACAGCAATTGCGCACCTGGCAGGCCCGCTTCAACGGCGACACCGTTGAAATTGCCTGACGCCCGCTCCCCTTATCACTGTCACCAACGCAAAAGGTAAATCATGTCCTACCTGGTCCCTTCCGAATTCGTCACCAAGATGGTGGACGCCGGCGAATCCAAAATCTACATGGCGACGCGCGACGTTCTGATCCGCGCCTTCATGGCGGGCGCCATCCTGGCCATTGCCGCCGTGTTCGCGGTGACCGTCACGGTGCAGACCGGCTCGCCCATCCTGGGCGCGGCGCTGTTCCCCGTGGGTTTTTGCATCCTGTACCTGATGGGCTTTGACCTGTTGACCGGCGTGTTCGTGCTGACGCCGCTGGCCCTCTTCGACAAGCGCCCGGGCGTGACCGCGAAGGCCATCCTCAAGCACTGGGGCGTTGTCTTCGTGGGCAATTTCCTGGGTGCGTTGACGGTGGCCGTGTTGATGTCGATTGTGTTTACCTACGGCTTTTCCGTACCACCCAACAAGGTCGGTGAAGTCATTGCGCACATCGGTGAAAACCGCACGCTGGGCTACAAGGAATACGGCGCGGGCGGCATGCTGACGATCTTCATCCGAGGCGTGTTGTGCAACTGGATGGTGTCGCTGGGCGTGGTCGGCGCCATGATTTCGACGTCGGTCAGCGGCAAGGTCATCGCCATGTGGATGCCCGTGATGCTGTTCTTCGCGATGGGCTTTGAGCATTCCATCGTCAACATGTTCCTGTTCCCGTCGGCGATGATCATGGGCGGCAAGTTCTCGATCATGGACTACATGATCTGGAACGAGATCCCCGTGGTGCTGGGCAACCTGATCGGCGGCATCTCGCTGACCGGCCTGACGCTGTACACCACGCACATGAAGACCGCGCCCAAGCGCCGCTTCAACTGATTGCGCATCGGGACGCCCACCGCAATGGACCGCCGCGAACCCGGCCCCAGCACCGCCGCTACGTTGCGGGTGGCGGTGGGCCAGCACACCGAGCCGGGCGTCAAACCCGTCAACCAGGATTTTCACGGCCTGTGCGTGCCCGGCGAGCCCTTGCTGCACACCAAGGGCATCGCAATTGCGCTGGCCGATGGCATCAGCAGCAGCCAGGTCAGCCACATCGCCAGCGAAACGGCGGTGGCAAGCTTTCTGGAAGACTATTACTGCACGCCCGAAACCTGGTCGGTGAAAAAGTCGGCGCACAAGGTATTAAGCGCGGCCAACAGCTGGCTGCACGGGCAAACGCGCCAACGCCATCACGCCGACCAGCCGCGCGATGCGGATCGGGGTTACGTCTGCACCATGACGGTGATGGTGCTGAAAGCCACTACCGCGCACATCCTGCACATTGGCGACGCGCGCATCTACCGTTTGCGCGCGGGCGTGATGGAGCAGCTGACCGACGACCATCGCGTCTGGATATCGCAAGACAAAAGCTATCTGGGCCGCGCGCTGGGCCTGGCGCCGCACCTGGAAGTGGACTACCACACGCAGCCGCTGGAAGCCGGCGACGTCTTCTTGCTGGCTACCGATGGCGTCTACGAACATATCAATGCGGACGACGTCGCCCAGGCCATCGCGGCGCATCCCGACGCACTGGACGCGGCAGCGCGCCGCCTGGCGCAGCGGGCGCTGGAACGCGGCAGCACCGACAACCTGACCGCGCAAATCGTCCGCATCGACGCCCTGCCTGCGCGCCGCGCCTTTGAACTGGCCCAATACAGCCTGAACCTGCCCTGCCCGCCGCTGCTGGCGGCCGGCATGGAATTCGAGGGCTTTCGCATCCAGGACGAGTTGCACGCCAGCCACCGCAGCCACGTCTATCTGGCGCATGACATCGACAGCGGCGACGCGGTGGTCATCAAGATTCCGTCGCTGGACCTGCGGCATGACCCGGCGTATCTGGAACGCCTGCTGACCGAGGAATGGATCGCCCGCCGGATCGACAGCCGCCACGTCGTGCGCGCCTGGCCCATGCCGCGCGAGCGCCGCACGCTGTACACCGTCAGCGAATACCTGCCCGGGCGCACGCTGACGCGCTGGATGGCGCAAAACCCCCGCCCCACGCTGGCGCAGGCGGTGACGCTGATTGAACAGGTTGCCCGTGGCCTGCAAGCGTTTCATCGCCTGGACATCGTGCACCAGGACCTGCGGCCCGACAACGTGCTGATCGGTGACGACGGCGTGGCGCGCATCATCGACCTGGGCTCGACCCAGGCGGCCGGGCTGTGGGACGCCGCCGCGCGGGGCGACGAGCCGCCCGCCATGCTGGGCACCGCCCAATACGCCGCGCCCGAATACTTTTTGGGGGAAGCCGGCACGCCGCGATCCGACCTGTATTCCCTGGCCGCCATGCTTTACCAGATGCTGTCCGGCCGGCTGCCCTATGGCGCCGACGTGGCGCGCGCGCGCAGCCGCGCCGCGCAGATGCGGCTGACCTATGTGTCGGTGCTGGACCGCGAGCGCGAGCTGCCCGCCTGGGTTGACGGAGTCCTGAGCCGCGCGCTGCACCCCGACCCCGCGCTGCGCACCGCCGAGCTATCGGAATTCACGCACGCGCTGCGCCATCCGCCCGAGGCC
Coding sequences:
- the nirB gene encoding nitrite reductase large subunit NirB, translated to MKATATPASLQTLVVIGNGMVGHHCVEQLIARGALERYRIHVYGEETRRAYDRVHLSEYLNGRDAESMSMSEAAFYDRDGLTLHLGEPVLDIDRQAREVVTANGRLGYDKLVLATGSYPFVPPIAGAEGASRLVYRSIDDLDLIRAAAQGARRGVVVGGGLLGLEAANALKSLNLEAHVVEFAPRLMPVQLDEEGGAALKARIEALGVGVHLSRATQDIKPGTQYRYRMRFAEGAPLETDLIVFSAGIRPQVSLARRAGLALAERGGVAIDDHCRSSDENIYAIGECAAWNGSVFGLVAPGYQMARIAAAELCGAPEQPFTGADMSTKLKLLGVDVGSIGDAHGTTPGARSYRYIDEAGASYRRLVVSADGKRVLGAVLVGDNRYYDTLLQYAQNGIAPPADPASLILPASSAAPALGVDALPATATICSCHNVSKGAVSAAIDGGCTDLAGVKSCTKAASGCGGCAALLKQVVEHQLASRGVAVDKSLCEHFAYTRQELYAIVRVGGIETFEELLASHGKGHVGCDICKPAVGSILASCWNRPIQEPRLVPLQDTNDTFMANMQKNGTYSVVPRIPAGEITPDGLIAIGAVAKKYKLYTKITGGQRIDLFGAQLHELPDIWSELIAAGFETGHAYGKSTRTVKSCVGSTWCRYGVQDSVRMALDIEHRYKGLRSPHKLKFAVSGCTRECAEAQSKDIGVIATENGWNLYVCGNGGMRPRHAELFATDLDDATLIRMIDRVLMFYIRTADKLQRTSVWRESLEGGLDYLKDVVLNDSLGLGAELEAQMQLVVDRYECEWANTVSSPEKLKRFRTFVNERGGDPDIQFVQERGQPRPAPAPSPARPAARVIPIAEEIV
- the nirD gene encoding nitrite reductase small subunit NirD; the encoded protein is MNALAPVSTGARTAAPASRASTWRAVCTRDDLVADSGVVVLLDGQQIALFYLPDADGPDLYAIENRDPKSGANVIGRGLLAHLGGDLVVASPLYKQHFRLADGSCVQYPEQQLRTWQARFNGDTVEIA
- a CDS encoding formate/nitrite transporter family protein; translation: MSYLVPSEFVTKMVDAGESKIYMATRDVLIRAFMAGAILAIAAVFAVTVTVQTGSPILGAALFPVGFCILYLMGFDLLTGVFVLTPLALFDKRPGVTAKAILKHWGVVFVGNFLGALTVAVLMSIVFTYGFSVPPNKVGEVIAHIGENRTLGYKEYGAGGMLTIFIRGVLCNWMVSLGVVGAMISTSVSGKVIAMWMPVMLFFAMGFEHSIVNMFLFPSAMIMGGKFSIMDYMIWNEIPVVLGNLIGGISLTGLTLYTTHMKTAPKRRFN
- a CDS encoding bifunctional protein-serine/threonine kinase/phosphatase, which produces MDRREPGPSTAATLRVAVGQHTEPGVKPVNQDFHGLCVPGEPLLHTKGIAIALADGISSSQVSHIASETAVASFLEDYYCTPETWSVKKSAHKVLSAANSWLHGQTRQRHHADQPRDADRGYVCTMTVMVLKATTAHILHIGDARIYRLRAGVMEQLTDDHRVWISQDKSYLGRALGLAPHLEVDYHTQPLEAGDVFLLATDGVYEHINADDVAQAIAAHPDALDAAARRLAQRALERGSTDNLTAQIVRIDALPARRAFELAQYSLNLPCPPLLAAGMEFEGFRIQDELHASHRSHVYLAHDIDSGDAVVIKIPSLDLRHDPAYLERLLTEEWIARRIDSRHVVRAWPMPRERRTLYTVSEYLPGRTLTRWMAQNPRPTLAQAVTLIEQVARGLQAFHRLDIVHQDLRPDNVLIGDDGVARIIDLGSTQAAGLWDAAARGDEPPAMLGTAQYAAPEYFLGEAGTPRSDLYSLAAMLYQMLSGRLPYGADVARARSRAAQMRLTYVSVLDRERELPAWVDGVLSRALHPDPALRTAELSEFTHALRHPPEATRRGERLPLLERNPLAFWKGLCLVQFVVVVFLLLDR